From the genome of Pungitius pungitius chromosome 21, fPunPun2.1, whole genome shotgun sequence, one region includes:
- the exoc7 gene encoding exocyst complex component 7 isoform X2, protein MIPTEDASARKREIEEKLKQEQETLSFIRENLEKSDQQTKGMVSILSSFESRLMQLENSIIPVHKQTENLQRLQENVDKTLSCMDHVISYYHVAKDTDRIIREGPTGRLDEYLACIAKIQKAVEYFQDNNPDSPELNTVKARFEKGKELLEAEFRSLLTRYSKPVPPILILDAISVDEELEVQDDVVLEHLPEAVLQDIICIAGWLVEYGRNQDFMNVYFQIRSNQLDRSIKGLKDHFRKTSASSGVLYSPAVQTKRKDTPTKKAPKRPGTIRKAQNLLKQYSQHGLDGKKGGSNLTPLEGHDHDPRVKHPSDVLSEKHGAASGKDDVLDVEIDSYIHSISAFVKLAQSEYALLAEIIPEHHQKKTFDSLIQEALDNLMLEGDNIVSAARRAIMRHDYSAVLTIFPILRHLKMNKAEFDSTLQGTAASTKNKLPTLITSMETIGAKALEEFADSIKNDPDKEYNMPKDGTVHELTSNAILFLQQLLDFHETAGAMLASQVLGDTYNIPLDPRETSSSASSYTSEFNKRLLSTYICKVLGNLQLNLLSKSKVYEDSALSAIFLHNNYNYTLKSLEKSELIQLVTVTQKKAESSYRELIEQQIQMYQNSWLKVTEHLTNRNMPVFQPGAKLKDKERQVIKDKFKGFNEGLEELCKIQKGWAIPDKEQRDFIRQAQRRVVSEAYRAFLHRCANISFTKNPEKYHKYRPEEVEEMIEKLFDTSA, encoded by the exons ATGATTCCCACCGAGGATGCGTCCGCCAGGAAGCGGGAGATCGAGGAGAAGCTGAAGCAG GAACAAGAGACGCTGTCATTCATCCGGGAAAACCTGGAGAAGAGTGATCAGCAGACCAAGGGCATG GTCTCCATCCTGTCGTCGTTCGAGAGTCGCCTGATGCAGCTGGAGAACTCCATCATCCCGGTCCACAAGCAGACGGAGAACCTTCAGCGTCTGCAGGAGAATGTGGACAAGACCCTGTCGTGCATGGACCATGTCATCAGCTACTACCACGTGGCCAAGGACACGGACCGGATCATCAGGGAGGG GCCGACGGGCCGGCTGGACGAGTATCTCGCCTGCATCGCAAAGATTCAGAAAGCGGTGGAATACTTCCAGGACAACAACCCCGACAGCCCCGAGCTCAACACCGTG AAAGCGCGCTTTGAGAAGGGCAAAGAGCTTCTGGAGGCGGAGTTCCGCAGCCTTCTGACCCGCTACAGTAAACCCGTCCCCCCCATTCTCATCCTGGACGCCATCAGCGTGGACGAGGAGCTGGAGGTGCAGGATGACGTGGTGCTGGAGCACCTCCCAGAGGCCGTGCTGCAGGACATCATCTGCATCGCCGGCTGGCTGGTGGAGTACGGACGCAACCAGG ACTTCATGAACGTCTACTTCCAGATCCGCTCCAACCAGCTGGATCGCTCCATCAAAGGCCTGAAGGACCACTTCCGCAAGACCAGCGCCTCCTCCGGCGTCCTCTACTCGCCCGCCGTCCAGACCAAGCGCAAGGACACGCCCACCAAGAAGGCTCCCAAGAGACCAG GGACCATTCGCAAGGCTCAGAACCTTCTGAAACAGTACTCACAGCATGGGCTGGATGGGAAAAAGGGGGGCTCTAACCTCACTCCTTTGGAAG GTCACGATCACGACCCGCGGGTCAAACATCCCTCTGACGTTCTGAGCGAGAAGCACGGGGCCGCCTCAG GGAAGGACGACGTGCTGGACGTGGAGATCGACTCCTACATCCACTCGATCAGCGCCTTCGTGAAGCTGGCCCAGAGCGAGTACGCCCTGCTGGCCGAGATCATCCCCGAGCACCACCAGAAGAAGACCTTCGACTCGCTCATTCAG GAGGCTCTGGACAACCTGATGCTGGAGGGGGACAACATCGTGTCTGCAGCTCGCAGAGCCATAATGCGCCACGACTACTCTGCCGTGCTCACCATCTTCCCCATCCTGCGGCACCTGAAGATGAACAAGGCCGAGTTTGACTCCACGCTGCAG gGCACGGCGGCGAGCACCAAGAACAAGCTGCCCACCCTCATCACCTCCATGGAAACCATCGGAGCCAAAGCTCTGGAGGAGTTTGCAGACAGCATCAAG AACGATCCGGACAAAGAGTACAACATGCCCAAGGACGGAACGGTCCACGAGCTGACCAGCAAC GCCATTCTGTTCCTGCAACAGCTGCTGGACTTCCACGAGACGGCCGGAGCCATGCTGGCCTCACAGG TTCTGGGGGACACTTACAATATCCCCTTAGACCCCCGAG AGACGAGTTCATCCGCCAGCAGCTACACCTCCGAGTTCAACAAGCGCCTCCTCAGCACCTACATCT GCAAAGTGCTGGGGAACCTGCAGCTGAACCTGCTCAGCAAATCCAAGGTGTACGAGGACTCGGCCCTCAGCGCCATCTTCCTCCACAACAACTACAACTACACCCTGAAGTCGCTGGAGAA GTCCGAGCTGATCCAGCTGGTGACGGTGACCCAGAAGAAGGCGGAGAGCTCGTACCGGGAGCTGATCGAGCAGCAGATCCAGATGTACCAGAACAG CTGGCTGAAGGTCACCGAGCACCTGACCAACAGGAACATGCCCGTCTTCCAACCCGGCGCCAAG CTGAAGGACAAAGAGCGGCAGGTGATAAAAGACAAGTTCAAG GGCTTCAACGAGGGGCTGGAGGAGCTGTGTAAGATCCAGAAGGGCTGGGCCATCCCCGACAAGGAGCAGCGCGACTTCATCCGCCAGGCCCAGAGGAGGGTGGTGTCCGAGGCCTACAGGGCCTTTCTGCACAg ATGCGCCAACATCTCCTTCACCAAGAACCCTGAGAAGTACCACAAGTATCGGcccgaggaggtggaggagatgatCGAGAAGCTGTTTGACACGTCGgcctga
- the exoc7 gene encoding exocyst complex component 7 isoform X13: MIPTEDASARKREIEEKLKQEQETLSFIRENLEKSDQQTKGMVSILSSFESRLMQLENSIIPVHKQTENLQRLQENVDKTLSCMDHVISYYHVAKDTDRIIREGPTGRLDEYLACIAKIQKAVEYFQDNNPDSPELNTVKARFEKGKELLEAEFRSLLTRYSKPVPPILILDAISVDEELEVQDDVVLEHLPEAVLQDIICIAGWLVEYGRNQDFMNVYFQIRSNQLDRSIKGLKDHFRKTSASSGVLYSPAVQTKRKDTPTKKAPKRPGTIRKAQNLLKQYSQHGLDGKKGGSNLTPLEGNAPPLAPPPPPPHHLTAAWRRSSCDKRSHINPGHDHDPRVKHPSDVLSEKHGAASGKDDVLDVEIDSYIHSISAFVKLAQSEYALLAEIIPEHHQKKTFDSLIQEALDNLMLEGDNIVSAARRAIMRHDYSAVLTIFPILRHLKMNKAEFDSTLQGTAASTKNKLPTLITSMETIGAKALEEFADSIKNDPDKEYNMPKDGTVHELTSNAILFLQQLLDFHETAGAMLASQETSSSASSYTSEFNKRLLSTYICKVLGNLQLNLLSKSKVYEDSALSAIFLHNNYNYTLKSLEKSELIQLVTVTQKKAESSYRELIEQQIQMYQNSWLKVTEHLTNRNMPVFQPGAKLKDKERQVIKDKFKGFNEGLEELCKIQKGWAIPDKEQRDFIRQAQRRVVSEAYRAFLHRCANISFTKNPEKYHKYRPEEVEEMIEKLFDTSA; encoded by the exons ATGATTCCCACCGAGGATGCGTCCGCCAGGAAGCGGGAGATCGAGGAGAAGCTGAAGCAG GAACAAGAGACGCTGTCATTCATCCGGGAAAACCTGGAGAAGAGTGATCAGCAGACCAAGGGCATG GTCTCCATCCTGTCGTCGTTCGAGAGTCGCCTGATGCAGCTGGAGAACTCCATCATCCCGGTCCACAAGCAGACGGAGAACCTTCAGCGTCTGCAGGAGAATGTGGACAAGACCCTGTCGTGCATGGACCATGTCATCAGCTACTACCACGTGGCCAAGGACACGGACCGGATCATCAGGGAGGG GCCGACGGGCCGGCTGGACGAGTATCTCGCCTGCATCGCAAAGATTCAGAAAGCGGTGGAATACTTCCAGGACAACAACCCCGACAGCCCCGAGCTCAACACCGTG AAAGCGCGCTTTGAGAAGGGCAAAGAGCTTCTGGAGGCGGAGTTCCGCAGCCTTCTGACCCGCTACAGTAAACCCGTCCCCCCCATTCTCATCCTGGACGCCATCAGCGTGGACGAGGAGCTGGAGGTGCAGGATGACGTGGTGCTGGAGCACCTCCCAGAGGCCGTGCTGCAGGACATCATCTGCATCGCCGGCTGGCTGGTGGAGTACGGACGCAACCAGG ACTTCATGAACGTCTACTTCCAGATCCGCTCCAACCAGCTGGATCGCTCCATCAAAGGCCTGAAGGACCACTTCCGCAAGACCAGCGCCTCCTCCGGCGTCCTCTACTCGCCCGCCGTCCAGACCAAGCGCAAGGACACGCCCACCAAGAAGGCTCCCAAGAGACCAG GGACCATTCGCAAGGCTCAGAACCTTCTGAAACAGTACTCACAGCATGGGCTGGATGGGAAAAAGGGGGGCTCTAACCTCACTCCTTTGGAAGGTAACGCAcctcctctcgctcctcctcctcctcctcctcaccacctCACAGCAGCTTGGAGACGCTCCTCATGCGATAAACGAAGCCACATAAA ccCAGGTCACGATCACGACCCGCGGGTCAAACATCCCTCTGACGTTCTGAGCGAGAAGCACGGGGCCGCCTCAG GGAAGGACGACGTGCTGGACGTGGAGATCGACTCCTACATCCACTCGATCAGCGCCTTCGTGAAGCTGGCCCAGAGCGAGTACGCCCTGCTGGCCGAGATCATCCCCGAGCACCACCAGAAGAAGACCTTCGACTCGCTCATTCAG GAGGCTCTGGACAACCTGATGCTGGAGGGGGACAACATCGTGTCTGCAGCTCGCAGAGCCATAATGCGCCACGACTACTCTGCCGTGCTCACCATCTTCCCCATCCTGCGGCACCTGAAGATGAACAAGGCCGAGTTTGACTCCACGCTGCAG gGCACGGCGGCGAGCACCAAGAACAAGCTGCCCACCCTCATCACCTCCATGGAAACCATCGGAGCCAAAGCTCTGGAGGAGTTTGCAGACAGCATCAAG AACGATCCGGACAAAGAGTACAACATGCCCAAGGACGGAACGGTCCACGAGCTGACCAGCAAC GCCATTCTGTTCCTGCAACAGCTGCTGGACTTCCACGAGACGGCCGGAGCCATGCTGGCCTCACAGG AGACGAGTTCATCCGCCAGCAGCTACACCTCCGAGTTCAACAAGCGCCTCCTCAGCACCTACATCT GCAAAGTGCTGGGGAACCTGCAGCTGAACCTGCTCAGCAAATCCAAGGTGTACGAGGACTCGGCCCTCAGCGCCATCTTCCTCCACAACAACTACAACTACACCCTGAAGTCGCTGGAGAA GTCCGAGCTGATCCAGCTGGTGACGGTGACCCAGAAGAAGGCGGAGAGCTCGTACCGGGAGCTGATCGAGCAGCAGATCCAGATGTACCAGAACAG CTGGCTGAAGGTCACCGAGCACCTGACCAACAGGAACATGCCCGTCTTCCAACCCGGCGCCAAG CTGAAGGACAAAGAGCGGCAGGTGATAAAAGACAAGTTCAAG GGCTTCAACGAGGGGCTGGAGGAGCTGTGTAAGATCCAGAAGGGCTGGGCCATCCCCGACAAGGAGCAGCGCGACTTCATCCGCCAGGCCCAGAGGAGGGTGGTGTCCGAGGCCTACAGGGCCTTTCTGCACAg ATGCGCCAACATCTCCTTCACCAAGAACCCTGAGAAGTACCACAAGTATCGGcccgaggaggtggaggagatgatCGAGAAGCTGTTTGACACGTCGgcctga
- the exoc7 gene encoding exocyst complex component 7 isoform X7, with translation MIPTEDASARKREIEEKLKQEQETLSFIRENLEKSDQQTKGMVSILSSFESRLMQLENSIIPVHKQTENLQRLQENVDKTLSCMDHVISYYHVAKDTDRIIREGPTGRLDEYLACIAKIQKAVEYFQDNNPDSPELNTVKARFEKGKELLEAEFRSLLTRYSKPVPPILILDAISVDEELEVQDDVVLEHLPEAVLQDIICIAGWLVEYGRNQDFMNVYFQIRSNQLDRSIKGLKDHFRKTSASSGVLYSPAVQTKRKDTPTKKAPKRPGHDHDPRVKHPSDVLSEKHGAASGKDDVLDVEIDSYIHSISAFVKLAQSEYALLAEIIPEHHQKKTFDSLIQEALDNLMLEGDNIVSAARRAIMRHDYSAVLTIFPILRHLKMNKAEFDSTLQGTAASTKNKLPTLITSMETIGAKALEEFADSIKNDPDKEYNMPKDGTVHELTSNAILFLQQLLDFHETAGAMLASQVLGDTYNIPLDPRETSSSASSYTSEFNKRLLSTYICKVLGNLQLNLLSKSKVYEDSALSAIFLHNNYNYTLKSLEKSELIQLVTVTQKKAESSYRELIEQQIQMYQNSWLKVTEHLTNRNMPVFQPGAKLKDKERQVIKDKFKGFNEGLEELCKIQKGWAIPDKEQRDFIRQAQRRVVSEAYRAFLHRCANISFTKNPEKYHKYRPEEVEEMIEKLFDTSA, from the exons ATGATTCCCACCGAGGATGCGTCCGCCAGGAAGCGGGAGATCGAGGAGAAGCTGAAGCAG GAACAAGAGACGCTGTCATTCATCCGGGAAAACCTGGAGAAGAGTGATCAGCAGACCAAGGGCATG GTCTCCATCCTGTCGTCGTTCGAGAGTCGCCTGATGCAGCTGGAGAACTCCATCATCCCGGTCCACAAGCAGACGGAGAACCTTCAGCGTCTGCAGGAGAATGTGGACAAGACCCTGTCGTGCATGGACCATGTCATCAGCTACTACCACGTGGCCAAGGACACGGACCGGATCATCAGGGAGGG GCCGACGGGCCGGCTGGACGAGTATCTCGCCTGCATCGCAAAGATTCAGAAAGCGGTGGAATACTTCCAGGACAACAACCCCGACAGCCCCGAGCTCAACACCGTG AAAGCGCGCTTTGAGAAGGGCAAAGAGCTTCTGGAGGCGGAGTTCCGCAGCCTTCTGACCCGCTACAGTAAACCCGTCCCCCCCATTCTCATCCTGGACGCCATCAGCGTGGACGAGGAGCTGGAGGTGCAGGATGACGTGGTGCTGGAGCACCTCCCAGAGGCCGTGCTGCAGGACATCATCTGCATCGCCGGCTGGCTGGTGGAGTACGGACGCAACCAGG ACTTCATGAACGTCTACTTCCAGATCCGCTCCAACCAGCTGGATCGCTCCATCAAAGGCCTGAAGGACCACTTCCGCAAGACCAGCGCCTCCTCCGGCGTCCTCTACTCGCCCGCCGTCCAGACCAAGCGCAAGGACACGCCCACCAAGAAGGCTCCCAAGAGACCAG GTCACGATCACGACCCGCGGGTCAAACATCCCTCTGACGTTCTGAGCGAGAAGCACGGGGCCGCCTCAG GGAAGGACGACGTGCTGGACGTGGAGATCGACTCCTACATCCACTCGATCAGCGCCTTCGTGAAGCTGGCCCAGAGCGAGTACGCCCTGCTGGCCGAGATCATCCCCGAGCACCACCAGAAGAAGACCTTCGACTCGCTCATTCAG GAGGCTCTGGACAACCTGATGCTGGAGGGGGACAACATCGTGTCTGCAGCTCGCAGAGCCATAATGCGCCACGACTACTCTGCCGTGCTCACCATCTTCCCCATCCTGCGGCACCTGAAGATGAACAAGGCCGAGTTTGACTCCACGCTGCAG gGCACGGCGGCGAGCACCAAGAACAAGCTGCCCACCCTCATCACCTCCATGGAAACCATCGGAGCCAAAGCTCTGGAGGAGTTTGCAGACAGCATCAAG AACGATCCGGACAAAGAGTACAACATGCCCAAGGACGGAACGGTCCACGAGCTGACCAGCAAC GCCATTCTGTTCCTGCAACAGCTGCTGGACTTCCACGAGACGGCCGGAGCCATGCTGGCCTCACAGG TTCTGGGGGACACTTACAATATCCCCTTAGACCCCCGAG AGACGAGTTCATCCGCCAGCAGCTACACCTCCGAGTTCAACAAGCGCCTCCTCAGCACCTACATCT GCAAAGTGCTGGGGAACCTGCAGCTGAACCTGCTCAGCAAATCCAAGGTGTACGAGGACTCGGCCCTCAGCGCCATCTTCCTCCACAACAACTACAACTACACCCTGAAGTCGCTGGAGAA GTCCGAGCTGATCCAGCTGGTGACGGTGACCCAGAAGAAGGCGGAGAGCTCGTACCGGGAGCTGATCGAGCAGCAGATCCAGATGTACCAGAACAG CTGGCTGAAGGTCACCGAGCACCTGACCAACAGGAACATGCCCGTCTTCCAACCCGGCGCCAAG CTGAAGGACAAAGAGCGGCAGGTGATAAAAGACAAGTTCAAG GGCTTCAACGAGGGGCTGGAGGAGCTGTGTAAGATCCAGAAGGGCTGGGCCATCCCCGACAAGGAGCAGCGCGACTTCATCCGCCAGGCCCAGAGGAGGGTGGTGTCCGAGGCCTACAGGGCCTTTCTGCACAg ATGCGCCAACATCTCCTTCACCAAGAACCCTGAGAAGTACCACAAGTATCGGcccgaggaggtggaggagatgatCGAGAAGCTGTTTGACACGTCGgcctga
- the exoc7 gene encoding exocyst complex component 7 isoform X5 — MIPTEDASARKREIEEKLKQEQETLSFIRENLEKSDQQTKGMVSILSSFESRLMQLENSIIPVHKQTENLQRLQENVDKTLSCMDHVISYYHVAKDTDRIIREGPTGRLDEYLACIAKIQKAVEYFQDNNPDSPELNTVKARFEKGKELLEAEFRSLLTRYSKPVPPILILDAISVDEELEVQDDVVLEHLPEAVLQDIICIAGWLVEYGRNQDFMNVYFQIRSNQLDRSIKGLKDHFRKTSASSGVLYSPAVQTKRKDTPTKKAPKRPVYIPGTIRKAQNLLKQYSQHGLDGKKGGSNLTPLEGKDDVLDVEIDSYIHSISAFVKLAQSEYALLAEIIPEHHQKKTFDSLIQEALDNLMLEGDNIVSAARRAIMRHDYSAVLTIFPILRHLKMNKAEFDSTLQGTAASTKNKLPTLITSMETIGAKALEEFADSIKNDPDKEYNMPKDGTVHELTSNAILFLQQLLDFHETAGAMLASQVLGDTYNIPLDPRETSSSASSYTSEFNKRLLSTYICKVLGNLQLNLLSKSKVYEDSALSAIFLHNNYNYTLKSLEKSELIQLVTVTQKKAESSYRELIEQQIQMYQNSWLKVTEHLTNRNMPVFQPGAKLKDKERQVIKDKFKGFNEGLEELCKIQKGWAIPDKEQRDFIRQAQRRVVSEAYRAFLHRCANISFTKNPEKYHKYRPEEVEEMIEKLFDTSA, encoded by the exons ATGATTCCCACCGAGGATGCGTCCGCCAGGAAGCGGGAGATCGAGGAGAAGCTGAAGCAG GAACAAGAGACGCTGTCATTCATCCGGGAAAACCTGGAGAAGAGTGATCAGCAGACCAAGGGCATG GTCTCCATCCTGTCGTCGTTCGAGAGTCGCCTGATGCAGCTGGAGAACTCCATCATCCCGGTCCACAAGCAGACGGAGAACCTTCAGCGTCTGCAGGAGAATGTGGACAAGACCCTGTCGTGCATGGACCATGTCATCAGCTACTACCACGTGGCCAAGGACACGGACCGGATCATCAGGGAGGG GCCGACGGGCCGGCTGGACGAGTATCTCGCCTGCATCGCAAAGATTCAGAAAGCGGTGGAATACTTCCAGGACAACAACCCCGACAGCCCCGAGCTCAACACCGTG AAAGCGCGCTTTGAGAAGGGCAAAGAGCTTCTGGAGGCGGAGTTCCGCAGCCTTCTGACCCGCTACAGTAAACCCGTCCCCCCCATTCTCATCCTGGACGCCATCAGCGTGGACGAGGAGCTGGAGGTGCAGGATGACGTGGTGCTGGAGCACCTCCCAGAGGCCGTGCTGCAGGACATCATCTGCATCGCCGGCTGGCTGGTGGAGTACGGACGCAACCAGG ACTTCATGAACGTCTACTTCCAGATCCGCTCCAACCAGCTGGATCGCTCCATCAAAGGCCTGAAGGACCACTTCCGCAAGACCAGCGCCTCCTCCGGCGTCCTCTACTCGCCCGCCGTCCAGACCAAGCGCAAGGACACGCCCACCAAGAAGGCTCCCAAGAGACCAG TCTACATCCCAG GGACCATTCGCAAGGCTCAGAACCTTCTGAAACAGTACTCACAGCATGGGCTGGATGGGAAAAAGGGGGGCTCTAACCTCACTCCTTTGGAAG GGAAGGACGACGTGCTGGACGTGGAGATCGACTCCTACATCCACTCGATCAGCGCCTTCGTGAAGCTGGCCCAGAGCGAGTACGCCCTGCTGGCCGAGATCATCCCCGAGCACCACCAGAAGAAGACCTTCGACTCGCTCATTCAG GAGGCTCTGGACAACCTGATGCTGGAGGGGGACAACATCGTGTCTGCAGCTCGCAGAGCCATAATGCGCCACGACTACTCTGCCGTGCTCACCATCTTCCCCATCCTGCGGCACCTGAAGATGAACAAGGCCGAGTTTGACTCCACGCTGCAG gGCACGGCGGCGAGCACCAAGAACAAGCTGCCCACCCTCATCACCTCCATGGAAACCATCGGAGCCAAAGCTCTGGAGGAGTTTGCAGACAGCATCAAG AACGATCCGGACAAAGAGTACAACATGCCCAAGGACGGAACGGTCCACGAGCTGACCAGCAAC GCCATTCTGTTCCTGCAACAGCTGCTGGACTTCCACGAGACGGCCGGAGCCATGCTGGCCTCACAGG TTCTGGGGGACACTTACAATATCCCCTTAGACCCCCGAG AGACGAGTTCATCCGCCAGCAGCTACACCTCCGAGTTCAACAAGCGCCTCCTCAGCACCTACATCT GCAAAGTGCTGGGGAACCTGCAGCTGAACCTGCTCAGCAAATCCAAGGTGTACGAGGACTCGGCCCTCAGCGCCATCTTCCTCCACAACAACTACAACTACACCCTGAAGTCGCTGGAGAA GTCCGAGCTGATCCAGCTGGTGACGGTGACCCAGAAGAAGGCGGAGAGCTCGTACCGGGAGCTGATCGAGCAGCAGATCCAGATGTACCAGAACAG CTGGCTGAAGGTCACCGAGCACCTGACCAACAGGAACATGCCCGTCTTCCAACCCGGCGCCAAG CTGAAGGACAAAGAGCGGCAGGTGATAAAAGACAAGTTCAAG GGCTTCAACGAGGGGCTGGAGGAGCTGTGTAAGATCCAGAAGGGCTGGGCCATCCCCGACAAGGAGCAGCGCGACTTCATCCGCCAGGCCCAGAGGAGGGTGGTGTCCGAGGCCTACAGGGCCTTTCTGCACAg ATGCGCCAACATCTCCTTCACCAAGAACCCTGAGAAGTACCACAAGTATCGGcccgaggaggtggaggagatgatCGAGAAGCTGTTTGACACGTCGgcctga
- the exoc7 gene encoding exocyst complex component 7 isoform X10, with translation MIPTEDASARKREIEEKLKQEQETLSFIRENLEKSDQQTKGMVSILSSFESRLMQLENSIIPVHKQTENLQRLQENVDKTLSCMDHVISYYHVAKDTDRIIREGPTGRLDEYLACIAKIQKAVEYFQDNNPDSPELNTVKARFEKGKELLEAEFRSLLTRYSKPVPPILILDAISVDEELEVQDDVVLEHLPEAVLQDIICIAGWLVEYGRNQDFMNVYFQIRSNQLDRSIKGLKDHFRKTSASSGVLYSPAVQTKRKDTPTKKAPKRPGHDHDPRVKHPSDVLSEKHGAASGKDDVLDVEIDSYIHSISAFVKLAQSEYALLAEIIPEHHQKKTFDSLIQEALDNLMLEGDNIVSAARRAIMRHDYSAVLTIFPILRHLKMNKAEFDSTLQGTAASTKNKLPTLITSMETIGAKALEEFADSIKNDPDKEYNMPKDGTVHELTSNAILFLQQLLDFHETAGAMLASQETSSSASSYTSEFNKRLLSTYICKVLGNLQLNLLSKSKVYEDSALSAIFLHNNYNYTLKSLEKSELIQLVTVTQKKAESSYRELIEQQIQMYQNSWLKVTEHLTNRNMPVFQPGAKLKDKERQVIKDKFKGFNEGLEELCKIQKGWAIPDKEQRDFIRQAQRRVVSEAYRAFLHRCANISFTKNPEKYHKYRPEEVEEMIEKLFDTSA, from the exons ATGATTCCCACCGAGGATGCGTCCGCCAGGAAGCGGGAGATCGAGGAGAAGCTGAAGCAG GAACAAGAGACGCTGTCATTCATCCGGGAAAACCTGGAGAAGAGTGATCAGCAGACCAAGGGCATG GTCTCCATCCTGTCGTCGTTCGAGAGTCGCCTGATGCAGCTGGAGAACTCCATCATCCCGGTCCACAAGCAGACGGAGAACCTTCAGCGTCTGCAGGAGAATGTGGACAAGACCCTGTCGTGCATGGACCATGTCATCAGCTACTACCACGTGGCCAAGGACACGGACCGGATCATCAGGGAGGG GCCGACGGGCCGGCTGGACGAGTATCTCGCCTGCATCGCAAAGATTCAGAAAGCGGTGGAATACTTCCAGGACAACAACCCCGACAGCCCCGAGCTCAACACCGTG AAAGCGCGCTTTGAGAAGGGCAAAGAGCTTCTGGAGGCGGAGTTCCGCAGCCTTCTGACCCGCTACAGTAAACCCGTCCCCCCCATTCTCATCCTGGACGCCATCAGCGTGGACGAGGAGCTGGAGGTGCAGGATGACGTGGTGCTGGAGCACCTCCCAGAGGCCGTGCTGCAGGACATCATCTGCATCGCCGGCTGGCTGGTGGAGTACGGACGCAACCAGG ACTTCATGAACGTCTACTTCCAGATCCGCTCCAACCAGCTGGATCGCTCCATCAAAGGCCTGAAGGACCACTTCCGCAAGACCAGCGCCTCCTCCGGCGTCCTCTACTCGCCCGCCGTCCAGACCAAGCGCAAGGACACGCCCACCAAGAAGGCTCCCAAGAGACCAG GTCACGATCACGACCCGCGGGTCAAACATCCCTCTGACGTTCTGAGCGAGAAGCACGGGGCCGCCTCAG GGAAGGACGACGTGCTGGACGTGGAGATCGACTCCTACATCCACTCGATCAGCGCCTTCGTGAAGCTGGCCCAGAGCGAGTACGCCCTGCTGGCCGAGATCATCCCCGAGCACCACCAGAAGAAGACCTTCGACTCGCTCATTCAG GAGGCTCTGGACAACCTGATGCTGGAGGGGGACAACATCGTGTCTGCAGCTCGCAGAGCCATAATGCGCCACGACTACTCTGCCGTGCTCACCATCTTCCCCATCCTGCGGCACCTGAAGATGAACAAGGCCGAGTTTGACTCCACGCTGCAG gGCACGGCGGCGAGCACCAAGAACAAGCTGCCCACCCTCATCACCTCCATGGAAACCATCGGAGCCAAAGCTCTGGAGGAGTTTGCAGACAGCATCAAG AACGATCCGGACAAAGAGTACAACATGCCCAAGGACGGAACGGTCCACGAGCTGACCAGCAAC GCCATTCTGTTCCTGCAACAGCTGCTGGACTTCCACGAGACGGCCGGAGCCATGCTGGCCTCACAGG AGACGAGTTCATCCGCCAGCAGCTACACCTCCGAGTTCAACAAGCGCCTCCTCAGCACCTACATCT GCAAAGTGCTGGGGAACCTGCAGCTGAACCTGCTCAGCAAATCCAAGGTGTACGAGGACTCGGCCCTCAGCGCCATCTTCCTCCACAACAACTACAACTACACCCTGAAGTCGCTGGAGAA GTCCGAGCTGATCCAGCTGGTGACGGTGACCCAGAAGAAGGCGGAGAGCTCGTACCGGGAGCTGATCGAGCAGCAGATCCAGATGTACCAGAACAG CTGGCTGAAGGTCACCGAGCACCTGACCAACAGGAACATGCCCGTCTTCCAACCCGGCGCCAAG CTGAAGGACAAAGAGCGGCAGGTGATAAAAGACAAGTTCAAG GGCTTCAACGAGGGGCTGGAGGAGCTGTGTAAGATCCAGAAGGGCTGGGCCATCCCCGACAAGGAGCAGCGCGACTTCATCCGCCAGGCCCAGAGGAGGGTGGTGTCCGAGGCCTACAGGGCCTTTCTGCACAg ATGCGCCAACATCTCCTTCACCAAGAACCCTGAGAAGTACCACAAGTATCGGcccgaggaggtggaggagatgatCGAGAAGCTGTTTGACACGTCGgcctga